A single region of the Pieris rapae chromosome 21, ilPieRapa1.1, whole genome shotgun sequence genome encodes:
- the LOC110999111 gene encoding uncharacterized protein LOC110999111, whose product MGKRKYKDDEESTKIPKISSDKEEENGQPQPEQNLKFQPKFDIKHFRKELAEKQGQTMALTQFLQVCLNPDSDMDYLAEYLRVGGNSHEILRQISSENKKNLSLATPTFHIFHLLILKVQSSMPHMITITEEACRYFLNTFIPTVEIMISENSGPRHRKIILNLLTSMVTLSSDLGVEVLNQVPLTPKHLQYIVEKPNYKEKDNVRTAFVHFMTSFLVDCHLPLIKALLEKQGLLPLVIPGLIQDESDAVLMFLSILKKNVIDNPLISKTLKLKTFNHQVLHNLFKIFSWKGPPELSVEAKNEVRPEIMVLLSNIITTLFTSHKLGLYFVDTYFGTGDTNKNQNLYKAMLSLKRPWENSYECDTVLEIIYKCPDLHRAIIHVIEQSFEPQHSPIWERTTEFTIKLLDKLKPEDMLPRLYNLNTMQTVNFIRFITLPVPLLKFIHANFGKDHTISLYCIKVLVKMLNSLKKYMTILNLREAQEILVEMRSKLEYFIPKHVPVPSSIISLINDITNGIAGAESSQDYKLPRVDTSDSLLGLIDTLLLYNYVHPSFFESLESSIDMKTILDFTKTLREGQVPLLKFKVVSLWLTLDQSALSLKNPMFKDLFLIMLEVFTSEERNIWMEAKDTLQEFLKQTEIYESDEDEIQLLLYSLRKSKVEPISLVADIVEYVMQNKKDLIEYMRNQMINFEIVDEDTASNLDKLFTDLMNNHNTEDSMFLENKMPSPFIIGSIQFIQGNKEAKKSLKSFLSLYIANLMHCNYSPELSEVLIGDSKLEVRSYVTACMLNLIELPDSIAKDDVLLKLSESIVNDDMVDFKSILQFIEDGSEDNYDLIISDKYYKILPQHSIDESGLFMWAKYLMFCIVRLSKADQLTEINMHKITHYFQIIIATGRQQHLLITCRRILLNLFKNAHFLRMFKAVDMTKKSYILTTEFMLQMIVQNKDIISYLDKNHYILKSYQQKTYTEIIKAFVKINKRKNIKSDHTIRVLEVVGFSKENDNHIFEKIFEADLESCVNDDKEPTLIVEVLRILINKYSQSISLDLNPEVVVKTITLYCNLIANKALAANATQLETALATYFENKPHQASLITDEVFKKFFNAYAIRKTTANLAAIILRLNGKLHKVFSDEVNREEILNQRELTLPLANEVFSNHQFLNEHPEFLVKLYNEYKTNINKYLEKPHKAGQVYVQNWKLLRKLVTECMTKEDCQKLFSKINKFELLDANHVQIVQTALLKLYIIDGEEKHEYFCNYILSMLHVMVTCFKDEKLENLDTAVSLVYTTTQISNIKISENKGDLKKIVDSAIWKNFCKSVLKHSLKVKTADQANVLGPKLLCLLTTLIKMLYPPDHTEIVDIFDMLTSHSEFLNVMLSHHSLDIKSRLLQLLFCLITSNKTIMKPQQIPVFLSAYHGTKNPSDRLILCILEFYESNGLPVNEYKPYVWGDSAANYYAVRKKRTASLWSHPTPNQVLNLLDREIIERTIRNFPVNQKLDYYYELPDNCETIKRTSAKTFIEYDRKQKIKINNKTQDNEAVIEVALRKNEYNKVLQQFKERDALTTSQQDDDDDIYDPAFLFPLLSHLLAPGSMASCFKVMRTGLLSVTLMALSSSCPLMRAAAYHVLHRFCSLLELETRHKNDKLLLTDFVTTLRQSIASILKDAPKEDGIPGDFKNPRLPSVGALYLARALTVCTAPSEPLYKPVNNFLIAKRHVDLTIVPDFLSLFHDNEIECVERRLWILSVMSHGIKTMKDVIVIFKSMCIKMLMDFYSTVLCDRRTKAQIISVFHSIVSIPRALEILVEGHGLLTWLHSIIWCLRRDDKIVVREILNILKAVIVSVNVNAFGKQIKLNLGDVKVKGDEEYELLSIVYDLLNFVDESDVDEVTTYLGLYNAISKRTIKFLTKRQITNVFNRCSRKFKDEEGVKLIMQGVQAENSQMLRSKIVENSNCLVRELHLLSVSYIS is encoded by the exons atgggtaaaagaaaatataaagacGATGAGGAATCCACTAAAATACCTAAAATATCAAGCGATAAAGAGGAAGAAAACGGACAACCTCAACCGgaacaaaacttaaaatttcaacCTAAGTttgatattaaacattttcgaAAAGAATTAGCAGAAAAACAGGGCCAAACCATGG CTTTAACTCAATTTCTGCAAGTGTGCCTGAACCCTGACAGTGATATGGATTACTTAGCAGAATATCTCAGAGTTGGTGGCAATTCACATGAAATATTGAGACAAATATCTTcagaaaataagaaaaatttgtCTTTGGCTACACCAACATTCCATATTTTTCACCTCTTAATTCTCAAGGTACAATCCTCTATGCCACACATGATAACAATTACAGAAGAAGCTTGTCGCTATTTTCTCAACACTTTTATCCCAACTGTTGAGATAATGATTAGTGAAAATTCTGGACCACGACataggaaaataattttaaatcttttgacATCTATGGTCACTCTCAGCTCAGATTTAGGTGTTGAAGTTCTTAATCAAGTACCATTAACACCTAAACATCTTCAGTATATAGTGGAGAAAcctaattataaagaaaaagacAATGTACGAACTGCATTTGTACATTTTATGACATCATTTCTTGTTGACTGTCATTTGCCACTAATTAAGGCTCTATTAGAGAAACAAGGTCTTCTTCCATTGGTCATTCCTGGTTTAATACAAGATGAGTCTGATGCGGTACTTATGTTTTTAAGTatcttgaaaaaaaatgtcatagaCAATCCTTTGATATCAAAAACACTgaagttaaaaacatttaatcatCAAGttctacataatttatttaaaatatttagttggAAGGGACCTCCAGAGTTAAGTGTTGAAGCAAAAAATGAGGTACGACCTGAAATAATGGTGTTGCTgtctaatataattacaacatTATTTACTTCACACAAGCTTGGTTTATACTTTGTTGATACCTATTTTGGAACAGGcgacacaaataaaaatcaaaacttgTATAAAGCtatgttaagtttaaaaagaCCCTGGGAGAATAGTTACGAATGTGACACAGTACTAgaaattatctataaatgtCCAGACTTACATAGAGCCATTATACATGTCATTGAGCAAAGTTTTGAACCACAACATTCACCCATATGGGAGAGAACTACGGAATTCACTATTAAGCTTTTAGACAAATTGAAACCGGAGGATATGTTGCCAAggctatataatttaaatacaatgcaAACAGTCaattttattaggtttataACACTACCTGTGCCCTTATTGAAGTTCATTCATGCAAATTTTGGCAAAGATCATACCATttctttatattgtattaaagtaTTAGTAAAAATGCTAAATtcactaaaaaaatacatgacaatACTTAACTTGCGAGAAGCGCAAGAGATACTTGTTGAAATGAGAAGTAAACTCGAGTATTTCATACCTAAACATGTTCCAGTTCCAAGCtctataatttcattaataaatgatataacaaATGGTATAGCAGGAGCAGAATCGTCTCAAGATTATAAATTACCAAGGGTTGACACATCGGATTCTCTCTTGGGATTAATAGACACAttgctattatataattacgtaCATCCTTCATTTTTCGAGTCATTGGAGAGTAGTATAGatatgaaaacaatattagattttacaaaaactttaCGAGAAGGGCAAGTACCGTTGCTGAAGTTTAAAGTCGTATCATTGTGGCTGACTTTGGATCAATCTGCCCTTTCCTTGAAAAACCCAATGTTTAAGGACCTATTTCTCATTATGTTAGAAGTATTTACATCCgaagaaagaaatatatgGATGGAGGCTAAAGATACATTGCAAGAATTTCTCAAACAAACAGAAATATATGAATCAGATGAAgatgaaatacaattattgttgtATTCTTTAAGAAAATCTAAAGTTGAGCCAATATCCTTGGTGGCGGACATAGTGGAATATGTTATGCAGAATAAGAAGGACCTCATAGAATACATGCGAAATCAGatgattaattttgaaattgtgGATGAAGATACGGCATCTAATTTGGATAAACTGTTCACAGATCTAATGAACAATCATAACACTGAGGACAGTATGTTCTTGGAAAACAAAATGCCTTCACCATTTATAATTGGTAGCATACAGTTTATCCAAGGCAACAAAGAAGCCAAGAAGAGTTTAAAAAGCTTCCTTTCATTATACATTGCTAATTTAATGCATTGCAACTATTCTCCTGAATTGTCTGAAGTTCTAATTGGTGACTCAAAATTAGAAGTCAGAAGCTATGTCACTGCTTGCATGCTAAATCTGATTGAGTTACCCGACTCTATTGCTAAAGATGATGTCCTATTAAAGTTATCAGAATCAATTGTCAATGATGACATGGTTGACTTTAAAAGTATCTTACAATTTATAGAAGATGGCTCCGAAGATAATTATGATTTGATAATtagtgataaatattataaaatactaccTCAACATTCTATTGATGAATCAGGATTGTTCATGTGGgccaaatatttaatgttctgTATAGTGAGACTCTCAAAAGCAGATCAATTGACAGAAATTAATATGCACAAGATCActcattattttcaaattattattgctaCTGGGAGGCAGCAACATTTATTAATCACTTGCCGAAGAATATTGTTGAATTTGTTTAAGAATGCTCattttttaagaatgtttAAGGCCGTGGACATGACTAAAAAGTCTTACATCTTGACAACTGAGTTTATGCTGCAAATGATTGttcaaaataaagatataatcaGTTACCTTGACAAAAACCACTACATTTTAAAGTCTTATCAGCAAAAAACTTACACAGAGATAATTAAAGCatttgtcaaaattaataaaaggaaGAATATTAAAAGCGACCATACAATCAGAGTCTTAGAAGTTGTCGGCTTTTCTAAGGAAAATGATAATcacatttttgaaaagatcTTTGAAGCAGATTTAGAATCATGTGTCAATGATGACAAAGAACCGACCCTCATTGTGGAGGTTCTGagaatcttaataaataaatattctcaaAGCATATCGTTAGATCTAAACCCAGAGGTAGTCgtaaaaacaataacattatattgcAATCTGATCGCCAACAAAGCGTTAGCTGCAAATGCAACTCAACTAGAAACGGCCCTCGCCACTTATTTTGAGAACAAACCTCATCAGGCTTCACTTATTACGGACGAAgtattcaaaaagtttttcaaTGCCTATGCGATACGAAAAACTACGGCAAATTTGGCTGCAATAATCTTAAGACTTAATGGAAAATTGCATAAAGTTTTTTCCGATGAGGTAAACAgagaagaaatattaaatcaaagaGAACTCACATTGCCACTCGCCAATGAAGTTTTTTCAAATCACCAATTTCTTAACGAACATCCagaatttttagttaaattatacaatgaaTATAAgaccaatataaataaatatctagaaAAACCACATAAAGCTGGACAAGTTTATGTGCAAAATTGGAAATTGTTAAGAAAACTTGTGACTGAATGTATGACAAAGGAAGATTGCCAAAAACTGTTTTCGAAGATCAACAAGTTTGAACTACTGGATGCCAATCACGTGCAGATTGTTCAAACCGCTTTGttgaaattatacattatcGACGGCGAAGAAAAGCACGAATATTTCTGCAATTACATCTTATCTATGCTTCATGTAATGGTGACGTGTTTCAAAGATGAAAAACTTGAAAATTTAGACACAGCCGTCTCCCTTGTTTATACTACTACACAAAttagtaacataaaaataagcgAAAATAAAGGCGacttgaaaaaaattgtagataGCGCGATTTGGAAAAACTTTTGCAAAAGTGTTTTGAAGCATagcttaaaagttaaaactgcCGATCAGGCCAATGTCCTAGGTCCCAAACTTTTATGTCTCTTAACAACATTGATCAAGATGTTATACCCACCGGATCATACGGAGATCGTAGATATATTCGACATGTTGACATCCCATTCGGAGTTTCTGAATGTCATGTTGAGTCATCACAGCTTGGATATCAAATCTAGACTGTTGCAACTTCTCTTCTGCCTGATCACATCGAATAAAACTATCATGAAGCCCCAACAGATACCAGTATTTCTGAGCGCATACCACGGCACTAAGAATCCTTCCGATAGATTGATCCTGTGTATTCTAGAGTTTTATGAGAGCAACGGTCTACCCGTAAACGAATACAAACCGTACGTCTGGGGAGACTCGGCGGCGAACTACTATGCGGTACGAAAGAAACGTACGGCTTCACTGTGGAGCCACCCGACACCGAATCAAGTGTTAAACCTTCTCGATAGAGAAATTATAGAAAGGACAATTAGAAATTTTCCAGTGAATCAAAAATTAGATTACTATTATGAATTACCAGATAATTGCGAAACCATTAAACGCACGTCGGCCAAAACGTTTATAGAATATGATCgaaaacagaaaataaaaatcaacaacaaaacTCAGGATAACGAGGCGGTAATCGAAGTTGCACTGAGAAAGAACGAATATAACAAGGTGTTGCAACAATTTAAGGAAAGAGATGCGCTGACCACGTCTCAGCAGGATGACGACGATGATATCTATGACCCCGCCTTCCTGTTTCCCCTTTTGAGTCACTTACTGGCTCCTGGATCCATGGCCTCGTGCTTTAAGGTGATGAGAACTGGTCTTCTATCGGTGACGCTGATGGCTCTCAGCTCATCGTGCCCCTTGATGCGCGCCGCCGCTTACCACGTATTGCATAGGTTCTGCTCGCTTTTGGAGTTAGAAAC gaGGCACAAAAACGACAAGCTGCTCTTGACCGATTTCGTGACGACGCTCCGGCAGAGCATCGCGTCGATCCTCAAAGACGCGCCGAAAGAGGACGGAATTCCGGGAGATTTCAAAAATCCTAGACTACCCTCGGTCGGCGCTCTGTACTTGGCCAGGGCTCTGACGGTGTGCACGGCTCCCTCGGAGCCTCTGTACAAACCGGTCAACAACTTCCTAATAGCCAAGCGACACGTAGACCTCACGATCGTCCCCGATTTTCTCAGTCTCTTCCACGACAACGAAATCGAATGTGTCGAACGGAGGCTGTGGATCCTGAGCGTGATGAGCCACGGCATCAAGACGATGAAGGACGTCATCGTCATCTTCAAGAGCATGTGCATCAAAATGCTTATGGACTTTTACTCGACCGTTCTGTGCGATAGGAGGACCAAAGCGCAAATAATTAGCGTCTTCCACTCCATCGTTTCCATCCCGCGAGCGCTCGAAATATTGGTCGAGGGTCACGGGCTCCTGACCTGGCTCCACTCGATTATCTGGTGCTTGCGAAGAGACGACAAAATCGTCGTCCGAGAAATTCTCAATATTCTCAAGGCCGTCATAGTGAGCGTGAACGTCAACGCGTTCGGGAAACAAATTAAGCTCAATCTCGGCGACGTCAAGGTGAAGGGCGACGAGGAGTACGAGCTTCTGAGTATTGTTTACGACTTGTTGAACTTCGTCGACGAGTCGGACGTCGACGAAGTGACGACGTATCTCGGACTGTACAACGCCATCTCGAAACGGACGATCAAGTTCTTGACGAAGCGTCAGATTACGAATGTCTTTAATAGGTGCAGCCGGAAATTCAAAGACGAGGAGGGCGTGAAACTGATAATGCAAGGGGTTCAAGCGGAAAATTCTCAAATGCTGAGATCTAAAATTGTTGAGAATTCAAATTGTTTAGTGAGAGAGTTACATTTGTTGTCCGTTagttatatatcttaa